A window from Acropora palmata chromosome 14, jaAcrPala1.3, whole genome shotgun sequence encodes these proteins:
- the LOC141866080 gene encoding serine/threonine-protein kinase PLK1-like isoform X2 produces the protein MDSGIETNDSVLSEGDRAIKPAVFKAIVDRPIKKPRTAKDVPLPEVPKVIDNGNGKRYFRGRLLGKGGFARVYEVTDMSTNKVYALKAVPKVKLSKSADRYNKIESEIELHKSLRQRYVVGFYGNFEDEHHVYILLELCSRKSLVQTLKNRGKLTEPEVRYLMYQAVQACSYLHAQRVIHRDIKVGNFFLNADMELRLGDFGLAVRLKEGETKIKTMCGTPNYIAPEVLSKEGHSYKVDTWALGCVMYTLLIGHPPFETKSLRETYNRIRNNEYTIPSRISDDAARLIKKMLQPNPEERPSLNEILEDDFFMKGFHPTRLPISAVTASPRWSEYDKTGELDKKISREAIKKITIALTRQMKLSSEDKEESTEGDPCAREDNDRYIGKVVSPCPKDVVLNGGVSQSNRPKQDKVLEDLRNLDQKTSKYFPPDELLLKLSNCVDCLEERQQKPPIKSSGLLSKRPSGQTCGDVKRSGETQPHDAPKPLLVTKWVDYSNKYGFGAQLSDGSVTVRFNDGSKIALSPGKSMVHYCDQQDKLSQFRSTAVPTNLQAKFMLLTYFSNYMDKHLLKVNFFDDHTKIVLIPGGKHVLVIYIDKNREGTSYLLSEIASQGCTTEMIDRLRYCKRVMKKVWDLVEEERGPDS, from the exons ATGGATTCCGGGATTGAAACAAATGACAGTGTCCTCAGCGAAGGTGATAGGGCTATAAAG CCTGCAGTTTTCAAAGCTATAGTGGATCGACCGATAAAGAAACCAAGAACCGCTAAAGATGTCCCTTTACCGGAAGTGCCAAAAGTCATCGACAACGGAAATGGAAAACGTTACTTTCGCGGCAGATTGCTTGGAAAG GGGGGGTTTGCGCGAGTTTATGAGGTGACAGACATGTCAACTAATAAAGTATACGCTTTGAAAGCTGTACCCAAAGTGAAACTTAGCAAGTCAGCGGACAGATACAACAAG ATCGAATCAGAAATCGAGCTCCACAAAAGCCTTCGCCAAAGATACGTGGTTGGTTTTTACGGAAATTTTGAAGACGAGCACCATGTTTACATATTGCTAGAGCTCTGCAGTCGAAAG TCCTTAGTTCAGACGCTTAAGAATCGCGGAAAATTAACGGAACCCGAAGTGCGATATCTTATGTATCAAGCCGTGCAAGCATGCTCTTATTTGCACGCTCAACGGGTCATACATCGTGATATCAAGGtgggcaatttttttcttaatgcTGACATGGAATTGAGGCTTGGAGACTTTGGTTTGGCAGTGAGACTAAAGGAAGGAGAGACAAAGATAAA GACAATGTGCGGTACTCCAAACTACATCGCCCCTGAAGTTCTCTCCAAAGAAGGACACAGTTATAAAGTGGATACCTGGGCACTTGGATGTGTGAT GTATACTTTGTTGATTGGTCACCCCCcgtttgaaacaaaatctttaCGCGAAACCTACAACAGAATACGAAACAATGAATACACCATTCCGTCGAGGATATCCGACGACGCTGCCAGGCTGATCAAGAAAATGCTTCAACCAAATCCGGAAGAAAGGCCATCGCTCAACGAAATTCTTGAGGATGACTTTTTCATGAAAGGCTTCCATCCCACGCGACTCCCGATTTCAGCTGTCACGGCTTCGCCAAGATGGTCCGAATACGATAAAACTGGGGAGTTGGACAAAAAGATTTCGAGGGAGGCCattaagaaaataacaattgcATTAACGCGGCAAATGAAACTCTCTAGTGAGGACAAAGAGGAATCAACGGAGGGAGATCCTTGCGCGAGAGAAGACAACGATCGATACATCGGCAAAGTAGTCTCTCCTTGTCCAAAAGACGTCGTTTTGAATGGAGGAGTTAGTCAAAGTAATCGTCCAAAACAAGATAAGGTGCTAGAAG ATTTAAGAAATTTAGATCAGAAGACATCAAAATATTTCCCGCCAGACGAACTGCTCCTTAAATTATCGAACTGCGTGGACTGCCTCGAAGAGCGCCAACAGAAACCACCCATCAAATCTTCGGGACTCTTGTCAAAGAGGCCCTCTGGTCAGACATGTGGGGACGTAAAGAGATCAGGGGAAACACAACCTCATGATGCCCCAAAGCCCTTACTGGTTACCAAATGGGTAGATTACAGTAACAAGTACGGATTTGGAGCGCAGCTTTCAGATGGCAGTGTTACTGTTAGGTTTAACGATGGCAGTAAAATCGCATTATCACCTGGTAAAAG CATGGTGCATTACTGTGATCAACAAGACAAGCTTTCTCAGTTCCGTTCCACTGCAGTTCCAACAAACTTACAGGCCAAGTTCATGTTGCTAACATATTTTTCTAATTACATGGATAAGCACTTATTGAAG GTAAATTTCTTTGATGATCACACCAAGATAGTCCTCATTCCCGGTGGTAAACACGTTTTAGTCATCTACATTGACAAGAACAGAGAAGGTACAAGCTATCTCCTATCGGAAATAGCTTCACAAGGCTGCACAACAGAAATGATTGATAGACTACGCTATTGCAAGCGGGTAATGAAAAAGGTTTGGGATCTAGTTGAGGAAGAGAGGGGCCCAGACAGCTGA
- the LOC141866546 gene encoding uncharacterized protein LOC141866546 isoform X2: protein MSFNRISEDEAAEAAREYADKLHEIYKHECYGTKKKESCHSLAEFYMAVEKNITKAKDLYYHTCYKLGFADSCFALGNLFLTQKEYKDAEKALSLFHRACEQKSSGACNNAGLVYQNGIKDSSIQKDMYKAIDMFQKSCDHGHPNGCFNLSVIYLTGKDGIPKDLTRAFQLSLKSCGLMHPWACANLSRMYSIGDGVDKNQQEAEKYKRLAKKYSGRELRI, encoded by the exons ATGTCTTTTAACCGGATTTCTGAAGATGAAGCTGCCGAGGCAGCCAGGGAATACGCTGACAAACTCCACGAAATATATAAACACGAGTGTTACGGAACGAAAAAGAAGGAAT CTTGTCATTCATTGGCAGAGTTTTACATGGCAGTGGAAAAGaacataacaaaagcaaaggACCTCTATTACCACACCTGTTACAAGCTTGGATTTGCTGACAGTTGTTTTGCACTAGGAAATCTGTTTCTTACTCAAAAAG aatacaAGGACGCAGAAAAGGCATTGAGCTTGTTTCACAGAGCATGTGAGCAGAAATCATCTGGGGCTTGCAATAATGCCGGACTTGTTTATCAAAATGGAATTAAAGACTCATCAATACAAAAAGACATGTACAAGGCCATTGATATGTTTCAAAAGTCATGTGACCATGGACATCCAAATGGCTGTTTTAACTTGAGTGTGATATACTTGACAGGCAAAGATGGAATTCCAAAAGATTTAACAAGAGCGTTTCAActgtctttgaaaagctgtggTTTGATGCACCCATGGGCTTGTGCCAATCTGAGTCGCATGTACTCTATAGGAGATGGTGTTGATAAAAATCAGCAAGAAGcggaaaaatacaaaagactTGCAAAAAAGTACTCAGGGAGGGAGCTCAGAATATGA
- the LOC141866544 gene encoding uncharacterized protein LOC141866544 — protein MEDNLFDEVFRPTPRRSRPLSVILSNPRENGVKEFLDAVQEGHLDDAKVIFEVKKIDPNASLRGGETALHTCTANGQLEFCKFLLEVGSNVNQKDGRLKIPLHLACSNGHLDIVKVLVQGGSSLGDIDKLGRSPLLWATAGGFVEVVKFLLEAGAPAKSNRNWHALHEACKVGSVELVQILINAGAPVNNPQQYSGGAPWSPLHIAVRHGNLDCIKVLIRAGANVNSINAGGHTPLHEAAYRGYEDTIKMLLLHGANHRAASNQRRTPLHEACMQGKVTSAVILLDVCSEVNAVDLVRDTPLHLALRANHAYDIAVQLTSTLLRYGASPTLLGRDDDMPIDVAKQTYQDYCLELLEDALEIPQPLTQLCKISVRRQLAYHLESISELPLPLTLKTFIKSAV, from the exons atgGAAGATAACTTATTTGATGAAGTCTTTCGGCCAACTCCTCGGAGATCTCGCCCACTCAGCGTTATTCTCTCCAATCCGAGGGAAAATGGAGTGAAAGAGTTTTTGGATGCAGTGCAAGAAGGGCATCTTGATGAT GCCAAGGTCATTTTTGAAGTCAAGAAAATAGATCCCAATGCTAGTCTTAGAGGAGGAGAAACTGCATTGCATACATGTACAGCAAATGGACAGCTAGAATTTTGCAAGTTCCTCCTTGAAGTAGGATCTAATGTAAATCAAAAAG ATGGACGCTTAAAGATTCCCCTTCACTTAGCTTGTTCAAATGGCCATTTGGATATTGTGAAGGTGCTTGTTCAGGGTGGTTCTAGCTTAGGCGACATTGACAAACTTGGAAGATCACCTCTTCTATGGGCAACGGCTGGTGGATTTGTGGAAGTTGTGAAGTTCTTACTTGAAGCAGGAGCGCCTGCAAAATCTAATAGAAATTGGCATGCTCTTCATGAAGCCTGCAAAGTGGGTTCTGTTGAGTTGGTGCAAATCTTGATAAATGCAGGGGCACCTGTAAATAATCCACAGCAAT ATTCTGGTGGTGCTCCTTGGTCTCCTCTTCATATTGCTGTGCGCCATGGTAATCTAGACTGCATCAAAGTGCTCATCAGAGCTGGTGCTAATGTGAACAGTATCAATGCTGGGGGACACACTCCTTTGCATGAAGCTGCATACAGAGGATACGAGGATACAATAAAGATGCTTCTATTACATGGAGCAAACCATCGTGCGGCAAGTAACCAGAGGAGGACACCTTTACATGAAGCTTGCATGCAGG GCAAAGTTACATCTGCAGTAATATTGTTGGATGTTTGCAGTGAAGTAAATGCTGTAGATTTAGTAAGAGACACTCCTCTCCATTTGGCCCTCAGAGCCAACCATGCCTATGATATTGCTGTCCAGTTAACTTCTACACTCCTGAGATACGGTGCATCGCCAACTCTTCTTGGCCGAGATGATGACATGCCAATTGATGTAGCCAAGCAAACTTATCAGGATTACTGCTTAGAATTGTTAGAGGATGCCTTGG aaATACCCCAGCCTCTCACtcaactttgcaaaatttctgTGAGGAGACAATTAGCTTATCATTTGGAGAGTATTAGTGAACTTCCTCTGCCATTGACATTGAAGACTTTCATTAAAAGTGCTGTTTGA
- the LOC141866546 gene encoding cytochrome c oxidase assembly factor 7-like isoform X1, protein MKLPRQPGNTLTNSTKYINTSVTERKRRNSIVLMCTFPFHLACHSLAEFYMAVEKNITKAKDLYYHTCYKLGFADSCFALGNLFLTQKEYKDAEKALSLFHRACEQKSSGACNNAGLVYQNGIKDSSIQKDMYKAIDMFQKSCDHGHPNGCFNLSVIYLTGKDGIPKDLTRAFQLSLKSCGLMHPWACANLSRMYSIGDGVDKNQQEAEKYKRLAKKYSGRELRI, encoded by the exons ATGAAGCTGCCGAGGCAGCCAGGGAATACGCTGACAAACTCCACGAAATATATAAACACGAGTGTTACGGAACGAAAAAGAAGGAAT AGCATAGTGTTGATGTGCACTTTCCCTTTCCATTTAGCTTGTCATTCATTGGCAGAGTTTTACATGGCAGTGGAAAAGaacataacaaaagcaaaggACCTCTATTACCACACCTGTTACAAGCTTGGATTTGCTGACAGTTGTTTTGCACTAGGAAATCTGTTTCTTACTCAAAAAG aatacaAGGACGCAGAAAAGGCATTGAGCTTGTTTCACAGAGCATGTGAGCAGAAATCATCTGGGGCTTGCAATAATGCCGGACTTGTTTATCAAAATGGAATTAAAGACTCATCAATACAAAAAGACATGTACAAGGCCATTGATATGTTTCAAAAGTCATGTGACCATGGACATCCAAATGGCTGTTTTAACTTGAGTGTGATATACTTGACAGGCAAAGATGGAATTCCAAAAGATTTAACAAGAGCGTTTCAActgtctttgaaaagctgtggTTTGATGCACCCATGGGCTTGTGCCAATCTGAGTCGCATGTACTCTATAGGAGATGGTGTTGATAAAAATCAGCAAGAAGcggaaaaatacaaaagactTGCAAAAAAGTACTCAGGGAGGGAGCTCAGAATATGA
- the LOC141866080 gene encoding serine/threonine-protein kinase PLK1-like isoform X1 has translation MDSGIETNDSVLSEGDRAIKPAVFKAIVDRPIKKPRTAKDVPLPEVPKVIDNGNGKRYFRGRLLGKGGFARVYEVTDMSTNKVYALKAVPKVKLSKSADRYNKIESEIELHKSLRQRYVVGFYGNFEDEHHVYILLELCSRKSLVQTLKNRGKLTEPEVRYLMYQAVQACSYLHAQRVIHRDIKVGNFFLNADMELRLGDFGLAVRLKEGETKIKTMCGTPNYIAPEVLSKEGHSYKVDTWALGCVMYTLLIGHPPFETKSLRETYNRIRNNEYTIPSRISDDAARLIKKMLQPNPEERPSLNEILEDDFFMKGFHPTRLPISAVTASPRWSEYDKTGELDKKISREAIKKITIALTRQMKLSSEDKEESTEGDPCAREDNDRYIGKVVSPCPKDVVLNGGVSQSNRPKQDKVLEDLRNLDQKTSKYFPPDELLLKLSNCVDCLEERQQKPPIKSSGLLSKRPSGQTCGDVKRSGETQPHDAPKPLLVTKWVDYSNKYGFGAQLSDGSVTVRFNDGSKIALSPGKSMVHYCDQQDKLSQFRSTAVPTNLQAKFMLLTYFSNYMDKHLLKGGDSKGGVSADQPNFPFVDIWFRTDITMVMYLSNGTIQVNFFDDHTKIVLIPGGKHVLVIYIDKNREGTSYLLSEIASQGCTTEMIDRLRYCKRVMKKVWDLVEEERGPDS, from the exons ATGGATTCCGGGATTGAAACAAATGACAGTGTCCTCAGCGAAGGTGATAGGGCTATAAAG CCTGCAGTTTTCAAAGCTATAGTGGATCGACCGATAAAGAAACCAAGAACCGCTAAAGATGTCCCTTTACCGGAAGTGCCAAAAGTCATCGACAACGGAAATGGAAAACGTTACTTTCGCGGCAGATTGCTTGGAAAG GGGGGGTTTGCGCGAGTTTATGAGGTGACAGACATGTCAACTAATAAAGTATACGCTTTGAAAGCTGTACCCAAAGTGAAACTTAGCAAGTCAGCGGACAGATACAACAAG ATCGAATCAGAAATCGAGCTCCACAAAAGCCTTCGCCAAAGATACGTGGTTGGTTTTTACGGAAATTTTGAAGACGAGCACCATGTTTACATATTGCTAGAGCTCTGCAGTCGAAAG TCCTTAGTTCAGACGCTTAAGAATCGCGGAAAATTAACGGAACCCGAAGTGCGATATCTTATGTATCAAGCCGTGCAAGCATGCTCTTATTTGCACGCTCAACGGGTCATACATCGTGATATCAAGGtgggcaatttttttcttaatgcTGACATGGAATTGAGGCTTGGAGACTTTGGTTTGGCAGTGAGACTAAAGGAAGGAGAGACAAAGATAAA GACAATGTGCGGTACTCCAAACTACATCGCCCCTGAAGTTCTCTCCAAAGAAGGACACAGTTATAAAGTGGATACCTGGGCACTTGGATGTGTGAT GTATACTTTGTTGATTGGTCACCCCCcgtttgaaacaaaatctttaCGCGAAACCTACAACAGAATACGAAACAATGAATACACCATTCCGTCGAGGATATCCGACGACGCTGCCAGGCTGATCAAGAAAATGCTTCAACCAAATCCGGAAGAAAGGCCATCGCTCAACGAAATTCTTGAGGATGACTTTTTCATGAAAGGCTTCCATCCCACGCGACTCCCGATTTCAGCTGTCACGGCTTCGCCAAGATGGTCCGAATACGATAAAACTGGGGAGTTGGACAAAAAGATTTCGAGGGAGGCCattaagaaaataacaattgcATTAACGCGGCAAATGAAACTCTCTAGTGAGGACAAAGAGGAATCAACGGAGGGAGATCCTTGCGCGAGAGAAGACAACGATCGATACATCGGCAAAGTAGTCTCTCCTTGTCCAAAAGACGTCGTTTTGAATGGAGGAGTTAGTCAAAGTAATCGTCCAAAACAAGATAAGGTGCTAGAAG ATTTAAGAAATTTAGATCAGAAGACATCAAAATATTTCCCGCCAGACGAACTGCTCCTTAAATTATCGAACTGCGTGGACTGCCTCGAAGAGCGCCAACAGAAACCACCCATCAAATCTTCGGGACTCTTGTCAAAGAGGCCCTCTGGTCAGACATGTGGGGACGTAAAGAGATCAGGGGAAACACAACCTCATGATGCCCCAAAGCCCTTACTGGTTACCAAATGGGTAGATTACAGTAACAAGTACGGATTTGGAGCGCAGCTTTCAGATGGCAGTGTTACTGTTAGGTTTAACGATGGCAGTAAAATCGCATTATCACCTGGTAAAAG CATGGTGCATTACTGTGATCAACAAGACAAGCTTTCTCAGTTCCGTTCCACTGCAGTTCCAACAAACTTACAGGCCAAGTTCATGTTGCTAACATATTTTTCTAATTACATGGATAAGCACTTATTGAAG GGTGGTGATTCAAAAGGAGGCGTTTCAGCTGACCAGCCCAACTTTCCCTTTGTGGACATTTGGTTTCGCACAGACATTACAATGGTCATGTACCTCAGCAATGGTACCATTCAG GTAAATTTCTTTGATGATCACACCAAGATAGTCCTCATTCCCGGTGGTAAACACGTTTTAGTCATCTACATTGACAAGAACAGAGAAGGTACAAGCTATCTCCTATCGGAAATAGCTTCACAAGGCTGCACAACAGAAATGATTGATAGACTACGCTATTGCAAGCGGGTAATGAAAAAGGTTTGGGATCTAGTTGAGGAAGAGAGGGGCCCAGACAGCTGA